The following proteins are encoded in a genomic region of Gouania willdenowi chromosome 6, fGouWil2.1, whole genome shotgun sequence:
- the LOC114465244 gene encoding girdin-like: MGETSDSEYESHTSEVSHSEEDGDTTSTRSTTSTSTQKIARENACEEVKKQEDKLLKALNPETKPINFAANGTSTEEKLPIRKSKMAALRVKSKNPFKGCLNLIKRKSKIKVAQNNEHEQELQESQQDESEATNSAQSSRTTDTENSAESSQTTDTENSAESSLQNKVERLTAKLYVKEQTCHDLEDIKFILEDKLSKMTAAKNSAESSLKNQIERLSAKLHVKEQTCHDLEDTKVMLEDKLSKMTDAKNSADSSLQNKVVSLTAELHVKMQTCHDLEDVKKMLEDKLSKKTEALERSLTNERAVTSRLKEVVERSEVNSTENKTLKEHLAQQQKENNHLEKEIERLSQQNCCLQVDNNTKCNAVSSLEKLNKELTSKLEHAKTNKKLESAEKKMLEEKLELALQSHEGVISSKDTVIETLENDLKKELSNIDTAQQKLAEVTLKNQELKLCLETTLDENRNLKKQQELNEENINKMQTLEMFHEGLKIHNIRLQREFELVRLDLQRALEKQIEECNDLKDVINRERDQFSKACKHIGDLEIELYEKSEALEKSLANEKSLSSKLQIEKQRAEDLVLELQREKEKLQKSESICCVDMVKMKEDLISQNAKTIGRLQHNVFVLEEEKVASMLQVAKLKGALHRLNGEDYYSTNLRKW, translated from the coding sequence ATGGGTGAGACTTCTGATTCTGAGTATGAGTCTCACACTTCTGAGGTGAGTCATAGTGAGGAGGATGGTGACACAACATCCACAAGATCCACAACATCCACATCCACTCAAAAAATCGCTCGTGAAAATGCTTGTGAAGAGGTGAAAAAACAGGAAGACAAACTGTTAAAGGCTCTAAATCCAGAGACAAAGCCGATCAACTTTGCAGCAAATGGAACAAGCACTGAAGAAAAGTTGCCTATTCGGAAATCTAAAATGGCGGCATTGAGAGTCAAATCCAAAAATCCTTTCAAGGGATGTTTGaatttaataaaaagaaaatccaaaatcaaagtGGCTCAAAATAATGAACATGAACAAGAACTTCAGGAAAGTCAACAAGATGAGTCTGAAGCCACAAACAGTGCCCAGTCATCAAGGACAACTGATACCGAGAACAGTGCTGAGTCATCACAGACAACTGATACCGAGAACAGTGCTGAGTCATCACTCCAGAACAAAGTAGAGAGATTGACTGCAAAGCTTTATGTGAAGGAACAAACCTGCCATGACCTGGAAGACATCAAATTCATCCTAGAAGATAAGCTTTCCAAAATGACTGCTGCCAAGAACAGTGCTGAGTCATCACTCAAGAACCAAATAGAGAGATTGTCTGCAAAGCTTCATGTGAAAGAACAAACCTGTCATGACCTGGAAGACACCAAAGTGATGCTAGAAGATAAGCTCTCCAAAATGACTGATGCCAAGAACAGTGCTGATTCATCACTCCAGAACAAAGTAGTGAGCTTGACTGCAGAGCTCCATGTGAAGATGCAAACCTGTCATGATCTGGAAGACGTCAAAAAGATGCTAGAAGATAAGCTCTCCAAGAAGACCGAAGCTCTTGAGAGAAGCCTGACCAATGAACGAGCAGTGACGAGCCGTCTCAAAGAAGTGGTTGAACGTTCTGAAGTCAATTCAACTGAAAATAAGACTCTGAAGGAGCACCTTGCCCAACAGCAGAAGGAGAATAATCATTTAGAGAAAGAGATAGAAAGACTTTCTCAGCAAAATTGTTGTCTCCAAGTGGACAACAACACCAAATGCAATGCTGTTTCATCGCTcgaaaaactaaacaaagagCTGACTTCTAAGCTGGAacatgcaaaaacaaacaagaaactGGAATCTGCTGAGAAAAAGATGCTGGAAGAGAAGCTTGAGTTGGCTTTACAGAGTCATGAGGGGGTCATCAGCAGTAAAGACACAGTCATTGAAACACTTGAAAATGATCTTAAGAAGGAGCTATCAAATATTGATACAGCACAGCAAAAACTTGCTGAAGTGACATTGAAAAATCAAGAATTGAAATTATGTCTTGAAACAACGTTGGATGAAAATAGGAACTTGAAAAAGCAGCAGGAGCTCAATgaagaaaacattaataaaatgcaaACCCTTGAGATGTTCCACGAGGGCCTGAAAATCCACAACATCAGGCTGCAACGTGAGTTTGAGTTGGTCCGACTTGATTTGCAGCGGGCTCTGGAGAAGCAGATTGAAGAATGCAATGATCTCAAGGATGTCATTAACAGGGAAAGAGATCAGTTCTCCAAAGCATGCAAACACATTGGTGACCTTGAAATTGAACTATATGAGAAGTCAGAGGCTCTGGAAAAAAGCTTGGCCAATGAAAAATCTTTGAGCTCTAAACTTCAGATTGAAAAGCAACGTGCTGAGGATCTGGTGTTGGAGttgcagagagagaaagaaaaactccAGAAGTCAGAGTCCATATGTTGTGTGGACATGGTCAAAATGAAAGAGGACCTCATCTCTCAGAATGCTAAGACCATTGGAAGGCTTCAGCATAATGTGTTTGTGCTTGAAGAGGAGAAGGTTGCATCCATGCTGCAGGTGGCAAAGCTCAAGGGAGCTCTTCATAGGCTTAACGGAGAAGATTACTATTCAACTAATTTGCGTAAATGGTAA